A window from Oncorhynchus mykiss isolate Arlee chromosome 9, USDA_OmykA_1.1, whole genome shotgun sequence encodes these proteins:
- the tpd52l2b gene encoding tpd52 like 2b isoform X15 gives MDPVGQDINLNSPNKGLGPAGGVDSLTEGGAMGVAAVNTLPPGLTEEEAEELYSDLAKVEEEINTLRQVLLAKEKHSADLKRKLGLSPLNELKQNLTKGWQDVQTSNAYVRTTEKLGEWNEKVTGSELYLTASETLDGIAQSEAYKKTSETLSVAGQKTTAAFSTMGTVLSRKLGDMSNYSIRQSISMPTMRNSPTFKSFEDKVGNIKLG, from the exons ATGGACCCCGTTGGTCAAG ACATCAACCTGAACTCCCCCAACAAGGGCCTTGGTCCCGCAGGAGGAGTAGACTCCCTAACGGAAGGGGGAGCCATGGGAGTAGCAGCCGTCAACACGCTGCCCCCAGGGCTCACGGAGGAAGAGGCCGAGGAGCTCTACTCTGATCTAGCCAAG GTGGAAGAGGAGATCAACACCCTGAGACAGGTGCTCCTGGCCAAAGAGAAGCATTCTGCTGATCTGAAGAGGAAGCTGGGGCTGAGCCCCCTCAACGAGCTCAAACAGAACCTCACCAAGGGGTGGCAGGATGTCCAGACCTCCAATGC CTATGTCAGAACCACTGAGAAACTTGGCGAGTGGAATGAGAAAGTTACCGGTTCAGAGTT ATATCTGACAGCGTCTGAAACTTTGGATGGCATTGCCCAATCTGAAGC GTATAAGAAGACTTCTGAGACCCTGTCTGTGGCTGGACAGAAGACCACCGCTGCCTTCTCCACCATGGGCACTGTCCTCAGCAGGAAACTGGGAGACATGAG CAACTACTCCATCCGCCAATCGATAAGTATGCCAACGATGAG AAACTCTCCTACCTTCAAGTCGTTCGAGGACAAAGTTGGGAACATCAAG TTGGGCTGA
- the tpd52l2b gene encoding tpd52 like 2b isoform X27, producing MDPVGQDINLNSPNKGLGPAGGVDSLTEGGAMGVAAVNTLPPGLTEEEAEELYSDLAKVEEEINTLRQVLLAKEKHSADLKRKLGLSPLNELKQNLTKGWQDVQTSNAYLTASETLDGIAQSEAYKKTSETLSVAGQKTTAAFSTMGTVLSRKLGDMRNSPTFKSFEDKVGNIKLG from the exons ATGGACCCCGTTGGTCAAG ACATCAACCTGAACTCCCCCAACAAGGGCCTTGGTCCCGCAGGAGGAGTAGACTCCCTAACGGAAGGGGGAGCCATGGGAGTAGCAGCCGTCAACACGCTGCCCCCAGGGCTCACGGAGGAAGAGGCCGAGGAGCTCTACTCTGATCTAGCCAAG GTGGAAGAGGAGATCAACACCCTGAGACAGGTGCTCCTGGCCAAAGAGAAGCATTCTGCTGATCTGAAGAGGAAGCTGGGGCTGAGCCCCCTCAACGAGCTCAAACAGAACCTCACCAAGGGGTGGCAGGATGTCCAGACCTCCAATGC ATATCTGACAGCGTCTGAAACTTTGGATGGCATTGCCCAATCTGAAGC GTATAAGAAGACTTCTGAGACCCTGTCTGTGGCTGGACAGAAGACCACCGCTGCCTTCTCCACCATGGGCACTGTCCTCAGCAGGAAACTGGGAGACATGAG AAACTCTCCTACCTTCAAGTCGTTCGAGGACAAAGTTGGGAACATCAAG TTGGGCTGA
- the tpd52l2b gene encoding tpd52 like 2b isoform X23: MDPVGQDINLNSPNKGLGPAGGVDSLTEGGAMGVAAVNTLPPGLTEEEAEELYSDLAKVEEEINTLRQVLLAKEKHSADLKRKLGLSPLNELKQNLTKGWQDVQTSNAYVRTTEKLGEWNEKVTGSELYLTASETLDGIAQSEAYKKTSETLSVAGQKTTAAFSTMGTVLSRKLGDMRNSPTFKSFEDKVGNIKLG, encoded by the exons ATGGACCCCGTTGGTCAAG ACATCAACCTGAACTCCCCCAACAAGGGCCTTGGTCCCGCAGGAGGAGTAGACTCCCTAACGGAAGGGGGAGCCATGGGAGTAGCAGCCGTCAACACGCTGCCCCCAGGGCTCACGGAGGAAGAGGCCGAGGAGCTCTACTCTGATCTAGCCAAG GTGGAAGAGGAGATCAACACCCTGAGACAGGTGCTCCTGGCCAAAGAGAAGCATTCTGCTGATCTGAAGAGGAAGCTGGGGCTGAGCCCCCTCAACGAGCTCAAACAGAACCTCACCAAGGGGTGGCAGGATGTCCAGACCTCCAATGC CTATGTCAGAACCACTGAGAAACTTGGCGAGTGGAATGAGAAAGTTACCGGTTCAGAGTT ATATCTGACAGCGTCTGAAACTTTGGATGGCATTGCCCAATCTGAAGC GTATAAGAAGACTTCTGAGACCCTGTCTGTGGCTGGACAGAAGACCACCGCTGCCTTCTCCACCATGGGCACTGTCCTCAGCAGGAAACTGGGAGACATGAG AAACTCTCCTACCTTCAAGTCGTTCGAGGACAAAGTTGGGAACATCAAG TTGGGCTGA
- the tpd52l2b gene encoding tpd52 like 2b isoform X9, which yields MDPVGQDINLNSPNKGLGPAGGVDSLTEGGAMGVAAVNTLPPGLTEEEAEELYSDLAKVEEEINTLRQVLLAKEKHSADLKRKLGLSPLNELKQNLTKGWQDVQTSNAYVRTTEKLGEWNEKVTGSELYLTASETLDGIAQSEAYKKTSETLSVAGQKTTAAFSTMGTVLSRKLGDMRNSPTFKSFEDKVGNIKYMVVGPRGNGEAVQSPTETNPVQDNAPF from the exons ATGGACCCCGTTGGTCAAG ACATCAACCTGAACTCCCCCAACAAGGGCCTTGGTCCCGCAGGAGGAGTAGACTCCCTAACGGAAGGGGGAGCCATGGGAGTAGCAGCCGTCAACACGCTGCCCCCAGGGCTCACGGAGGAAGAGGCCGAGGAGCTCTACTCTGATCTAGCCAAG GTGGAAGAGGAGATCAACACCCTGAGACAGGTGCTCCTGGCCAAAGAGAAGCATTCTGCTGATCTGAAGAGGAAGCTGGGGCTGAGCCCCCTCAACGAGCTCAAACAGAACCTCACCAAGGGGTGGCAGGATGTCCAGACCTCCAATGC CTATGTCAGAACCACTGAGAAACTTGGCGAGTGGAATGAGAAAGTTACCGGTTCAGAGTT ATATCTGACAGCGTCTGAAACTTTGGATGGCATTGCCCAATCTGAAGC GTATAAGAAGACTTCTGAGACCCTGTCTGTGGCTGGACAGAAGACCACCGCTGCCTTCTCCACCATGGGCACTGTCCTCAGCAGGAAACTGGGAGACATGAG AAACTCTCCTACCTTCAAGTCGTTCGAGGACAAAGTTGGGAACATCAAG TACATGGTGGTTGGACCCAGAGGTAACGGAGAAGCTGTCCAGTCCCCGACCGAAACTAACCCCGTTCAGGACAACGCACCCTTCTGA
- the tpd52l2b gene encoding tpd52 like 2b isoform X5, producing the protein MDPVGQDINLNSPNKGLGPAGGVDSLTEGGAMGVAAVNTLPPGLTEEEAEELYSDLAKVEEEINTLRQVLLAKEKHSADLKRKLGLSPLNELKQNLTKGWQDVQTSNAYVRTTEKLGEWNEKVTGSELYKKTSETLSVAGQKTTAAFSTMGTVLSRKLGDMRALPFSNSFGSNYSIRQSISMPTMRNSPTFKSFEDKVGNIKYMVVGPRGNGEAVQSPTETNPVQDNAPF; encoded by the exons ATGGACCCCGTTGGTCAAG ACATCAACCTGAACTCCCCCAACAAGGGCCTTGGTCCCGCAGGAGGAGTAGACTCCCTAACGGAAGGGGGAGCCATGGGAGTAGCAGCCGTCAACACGCTGCCCCCAGGGCTCACGGAGGAAGAGGCCGAGGAGCTCTACTCTGATCTAGCCAAG GTGGAAGAGGAGATCAACACCCTGAGACAGGTGCTCCTGGCCAAAGAGAAGCATTCTGCTGATCTGAAGAGGAAGCTGGGGCTGAGCCCCCTCAACGAGCTCAAACAGAACCTCACCAAGGGGTGGCAGGATGTCCAGACCTCCAATGC CTATGTCAGAACCACTGAGAAACTTGGCGAGTGGAATGAGAAAGTTACCGGTTCAGAGTT GTATAAGAAGACTTCTGAGACCCTGTCTGTGGCTGGACAGAAGACCACCGCTGCCTTCTCCACCATGGGCACTGTCCTCAGCAGGAAACTGGGAGACATGAG AGCGCTGCCTTTCTCAAACTCCTTTGG TAGCAACTACTCCATCCGCCAATCGATAAGTATGCCAACGATGAG AAACTCTCCTACCTTCAAGTCGTTCGAGGACAAAGTTGGGAACATCAAG TACATGGTGGTTGGACCCAGAGGTAACGGAGAAGCTGTCCAGTCCCCGACCGAAACTAACCCCGTTCAGGACAACGCACCCTTCTGA
- the tpd52l2b gene encoding tpd52 like 2b isoform X14: MDPVGQDINLNSPNKGLGPAGGVDSLTEGGAMGVAAVNTLPPGLTEEEAEELYSDLAKVEEEINTLRQVLLAKEKHSADLKRKLGLSPLNELKQNLTKGWQDVQTSNAYVRTTEKLGEWNEKVTGSELYLTASETLDGIAQSEAYKKTSETLSVAGQKTTAAFSTMGTVLSRKLGDMSSNYSIRQSISMPTMRNSPTFKSFEDKVGNIKLG, translated from the exons ATGGACCCCGTTGGTCAAG ACATCAACCTGAACTCCCCCAACAAGGGCCTTGGTCCCGCAGGAGGAGTAGACTCCCTAACGGAAGGGGGAGCCATGGGAGTAGCAGCCGTCAACACGCTGCCCCCAGGGCTCACGGAGGAAGAGGCCGAGGAGCTCTACTCTGATCTAGCCAAG GTGGAAGAGGAGATCAACACCCTGAGACAGGTGCTCCTGGCCAAAGAGAAGCATTCTGCTGATCTGAAGAGGAAGCTGGGGCTGAGCCCCCTCAACGAGCTCAAACAGAACCTCACCAAGGGGTGGCAGGATGTCCAGACCTCCAATGC CTATGTCAGAACCACTGAGAAACTTGGCGAGTGGAATGAGAAAGTTACCGGTTCAGAGTT ATATCTGACAGCGTCTGAAACTTTGGATGGCATTGCCCAATCTGAAGC GTATAAGAAGACTTCTGAGACCCTGTCTGTGGCTGGACAGAAGACCACCGCTGCCTTCTCCACCATGGGCACTGTCCTCAGCAGGAAACTGGGAGACATGAG TAGCAACTACTCCATCCGCCAATCGATAAGTATGCCAACGATGAG AAACTCTCCTACCTTCAAGTCGTTCGAGGACAAAGTTGGGAACATCAAG TTGGGCTGA
- the tpd52l2b gene encoding tpd52 like 2b isoform X4, translating into MDPVGQDINLNSPNKGLGPAGGVDSLTEGGAMGVAAVNTLPPGLTEEEAEELYSDLAKVEEEINTLRQVLLAKEKHSADLKRKLGLSPLNELKQNLTKGWQDVQTSNAYVRTTEKLGEWNEKVTGSELYLTASETLDGIAQSEAYKKTSETLSVAGQKTTAAFSTMGTVLSRKLGDMSNYSIRQSISMPTMRNSPTFKSFEDKVGNIKYMVVGPRGNGEAVQSPTETNPVQDNAPF; encoded by the exons ATGGACCCCGTTGGTCAAG ACATCAACCTGAACTCCCCCAACAAGGGCCTTGGTCCCGCAGGAGGAGTAGACTCCCTAACGGAAGGGGGAGCCATGGGAGTAGCAGCCGTCAACACGCTGCCCCCAGGGCTCACGGAGGAAGAGGCCGAGGAGCTCTACTCTGATCTAGCCAAG GTGGAAGAGGAGATCAACACCCTGAGACAGGTGCTCCTGGCCAAAGAGAAGCATTCTGCTGATCTGAAGAGGAAGCTGGGGCTGAGCCCCCTCAACGAGCTCAAACAGAACCTCACCAAGGGGTGGCAGGATGTCCAGACCTCCAATGC CTATGTCAGAACCACTGAGAAACTTGGCGAGTGGAATGAGAAAGTTACCGGTTCAGAGTT ATATCTGACAGCGTCTGAAACTTTGGATGGCATTGCCCAATCTGAAGC GTATAAGAAGACTTCTGAGACCCTGTCTGTGGCTGGACAGAAGACCACCGCTGCCTTCTCCACCATGGGCACTGTCCTCAGCAGGAAACTGGGAGACATGAG CAACTACTCCATCCGCCAATCGATAAGTATGCCAACGATGAG AAACTCTCCTACCTTCAAGTCGTTCGAGGACAAAGTTGGGAACATCAAG TACATGGTGGTTGGACCCAGAGGTAACGGAGAAGCTGTCCAGTCCCCGACCGAAACTAACCCCGTTCAGGACAACGCACCCTTCTGA
- the tpd52l2b gene encoding tpd52 like 2b isoform X13, whose protein sequence is MDPVGQDINLNSPNKGLGPAGGVDSLTEGGAMGVAAVNTLPPGLTEEEAEELYSDLAKVEEEINTLRQVLLAKEKHSADLKRKLGLSPLNELKQNLTKGWQDVQTSNAYVRTTEKLGEWNEKVTGSELYLTASETLDGIAQSEAYKKTSETLSVAGQKTTAAFSTMGTVLSRKLGDMRALPFSNSFGNYSIRQSISMPTMRNSPTFKSFEDKVGNIKLG, encoded by the exons ATGGACCCCGTTGGTCAAG ACATCAACCTGAACTCCCCCAACAAGGGCCTTGGTCCCGCAGGAGGAGTAGACTCCCTAACGGAAGGGGGAGCCATGGGAGTAGCAGCCGTCAACACGCTGCCCCCAGGGCTCACGGAGGAAGAGGCCGAGGAGCTCTACTCTGATCTAGCCAAG GTGGAAGAGGAGATCAACACCCTGAGACAGGTGCTCCTGGCCAAAGAGAAGCATTCTGCTGATCTGAAGAGGAAGCTGGGGCTGAGCCCCCTCAACGAGCTCAAACAGAACCTCACCAAGGGGTGGCAGGATGTCCAGACCTCCAATGC CTATGTCAGAACCACTGAGAAACTTGGCGAGTGGAATGAGAAAGTTACCGGTTCAGAGTT ATATCTGACAGCGTCTGAAACTTTGGATGGCATTGCCCAATCTGAAGC GTATAAGAAGACTTCTGAGACCCTGTCTGTGGCTGGACAGAAGACCACCGCTGCCTTCTCCACCATGGGCACTGTCCTCAGCAGGAAACTGGGAGACATGAG AGCGCTGCCTTTCTCAAACTCCTTTGG CAACTACTCCATCCGCCAATCGATAAGTATGCCAACGATGAG AAACTCTCCTACCTTCAAGTCGTTCGAGGACAAAGTTGGGAACATCAAG TTGGGCTGA
- the tpd52l2b gene encoding tpd52 like 2b isoform X25 → MDPVGQDINLNSPNKGLGPAGGVDSLTEGGAMGVAAVNTLPPGLTEEEAEELYSDLAKVEEEINTLRQVLLAKEKHSADLKRKLGLSPLNELKQNLTKGWQDVQTSNAYKKTSETLSVAGQKTTAAFSTMGTVLSRKLGDMRALPFSNSFGNYSIRQSISMPTMRNSPTFKSFEDKVGNIKLG, encoded by the exons ATGGACCCCGTTGGTCAAG ACATCAACCTGAACTCCCCCAACAAGGGCCTTGGTCCCGCAGGAGGAGTAGACTCCCTAACGGAAGGGGGAGCCATGGGAGTAGCAGCCGTCAACACGCTGCCCCCAGGGCTCACGGAGGAAGAGGCCGAGGAGCTCTACTCTGATCTAGCCAAG GTGGAAGAGGAGATCAACACCCTGAGACAGGTGCTCCTGGCCAAAGAGAAGCATTCTGCTGATCTGAAGAGGAAGCTGGGGCTGAGCCCCCTCAACGAGCTCAAACAGAACCTCACCAAGGGGTGGCAGGATGTCCAGACCTCCAATGC GTATAAGAAGACTTCTGAGACCCTGTCTGTGGCTGGACAGAAGACCACCGCTGCCTTCTCCACCATGGGCACTGTCCTCAGCAGGAAACTGGGAGACATGAG AGCGCTGCCTTTCTCAAACTCCTTTGG CAACTACTCCATCCGCCAATCGATAAGTATGCCAACGATGAG AAACTCTCCTACCTTCAAGTCGTTCGAGGACAAAGTTGGGAACATCAAG TTGGGCTGA
- the tpd52l2b gene encoding tpd52 like 2b isoform X22 produces the protein MDPVGQDINLNSPNKGLGPAGGVDSLTEGGAMGVAAVNTLPPGLTEEEAEELYSDLAKVEEEINTLRQVLLAKEKHSADLKRKLGLSPLNELKQNLTKGWQDVQTSNAYLTASETLDGIAQSEAYKKTSETLSVAGQKTTAAFSTMGTVLSRKLGDMRALPFSNSFGNYSIRQSISMPTMRNSPTFKSFEDKVGNIKLG, from the exons ATGGACCCCGTTGGTCAAG ACATCAACCTGAACTCCCCCAACAAGGGCCTTGGTCCCGCAGGAGGAGTAGACTCCCTAACGGAAGGGGGAGCCATGGGAGTAGCAGCCGTCAACACGCTGCCCCCAGGGCTCACGGAGGAAGAGGCCGAGGAGCTCTACTCTGATCTAGCCAAG GTGGAAGAGGAGATCAACACCCTGAGACAGGTGCTCCTGGCCAAAGAGAAGCATTCTGCTGATCTGAAGAGGAAGCTGGGGCTGAGCCCCCTCAACGAGCTCAAACAGAACCTCACCAAGGGGTGGCAGGATGTCCAGACCTCCAATGC ATATCTGACAGCGTCTGAAACTTTGGATGGCATTGCCCAATCTGAAGC GTATAAGAAGACTTCTGAGACCCTGTCTGTGGCTGGACAGAAGACCACCGCTGCCTTCTCCACCATGGGCACTGTCCTCAGCAGGAAACTGGGAGACATGAG AGCGCTGCCTTTCTCAAACTCCTTTGG CAACTACTCCATCCGCCAATCGATAAGTATGCCAACGATGAG AAACTCTCCTACCTTCAAGTCGTTCGAGGACAAAGTTGGGAACATCAAG TTGGGCTGA
- the tpd52l2b gene encoding tpd52 like 2b isoform X26 — protein MDPVGQDINLNSPNKGLGPAGGVDSLTEGGAMGVAAVNTLPPGLTEEEAEELYSDLAKVEEEINTLRQVLLAKEKHSADLKRKLGLSPLNELKQNLTKGWQDVQTSNAYVRTTEKLGEWNEKVTGSELYKKTSETLSVAGQKTTAAFSTMGTVLSRKLGDMRNSPTFKSFEDKVGNIKLG, from the exons ATGGACCCCGTTGGTCAAG ACATCAACCTGAACTCCCCCAACAAGGGCCTTGGTCCCGCAGGAGGAGTAGACTCCCTAACGGAAGGGGGAGCCATGGGAGTAGCAGCCGTCAACACGCTGCCCCCAGGGCTCACGGAGGAAGAGGCCGAGGAGCTCTACTCTGATCTAGCCAAG GTGGAAGAGGAGATCAACACCCTGAGACAGGTGCTCCTGGCCAAAGAGAAGCATTCTGCTGATCTGAAGAGGAAGCTGGGGCTGAGCCCCCTCAACGAGCTCAAACAGAACCTCACCAAGGGGTGGCAGGATGTCCAGACCTCCAATGC CTATGTCAGAACCACTGAGAAACTTGGCGAGTGGAATGAGAAAGTTACCGGTTCAGAGTT GTATAAGAAGACTTCTGAGACCCTGTCTGTGGCTGGACAGAAGACCACCGCTGCCTTCTCCACCATGGGCACTGTCCTCAGCAGGAAACTGGGAGACATGAG AAACTCTCCTACCTTCAAGTCGTTCGAGGACAAAGTTGGGAACATCAAG TTGGGCTGA
- the tpd52l2b gene encoding tpd52 like 2b isoform X11: MDPVGQDINLNSPNKGLGPAGGVDSLTEGGAMGVAAVNTLPPGLTEEEAEELYSDLAKVEEEINTLRQVLLAKEKHSADLKRKLGLSPLNELKQNLTKGWQDVQTSNAYVRTTEKLGEWNEKVTGSELYLTASETLDGIAQSEAYKKTSETLSVAGQKTTAAFSTMGTVLSRKLGDMRALPFSNSFGSNYSIRQSISMPTMRNSPTFKSFEDKVGNIKLG; this comes from the exons ATGGACCCCGTTGGTCAAG ACATCAACCTGAACTCCCCCAACAAGGGCCTTGGTCCCGCAGGAGGAGTAGACTCCCTAACGGAAGGGGGAGCCATGGGAGTAGCAGCCGTCAACACGCTGCCCCCAGGGCTCACGGAGGAAGAGGCCGAGGAGCTCTACTCTGATCTAGCCAAG GTGGAAGAGGAGATCAACACCCTGAGACAGGTGCTCCTGGCCAAAGAGAAGCATTCTGCTGATCTGAAGAGGAAGCTGGGGCTGAGCCCCCTCAACGAGCTCAAACAGAACCTCACCAAGGGGTGGCAGGATGTCCAGACCTCCAATGC CTATGTCAGAACCACTGAGAAACTTGGCGAGTGGAATGAGAAAGTTACCGGTTCAGAGTT ATATCTGACAGCGTCTGAAACTTTGGATGGCATTGCCCAATCTGAAGC GTATAAGAAGACTTCTGAGACCCTGTCTGTGGCTGGACAGAAGACCACCGCTGCCTTCTCCACCATGGGCACTGTCCTCAGCAGGAAACTGGGAGACATGAG AGCGCTGCCTTTCTCAAACTCCTTTGG TAGCAACTACTCCATCCGCCAATCGATAAGTATGCCAACGATGAG AAACTCTCCTACCTTCAAGTCGTTCGAGGACAAAGTTGGGAACATCAAG TTGGGCTGA
- the tpd52l2b gene encoding tpd52 like 2b isoform X28 encodes MDPVGQDINLNSPNKGLGPAGGVDSLTEGGAMGVAAVNTLPPGLTEEEAEELYSDLAKVEEEINTLRQVLLAKEKHSADLKRKLGLSPLNELKQNLTKGWQDVQTSNAYKKTSETLSVAGQKTTAAFSTMGTVLSRKLGDMRNSPTFKSFEDKVGNIKLG; translated from the exons ATGGACCCCGTTGGTCAAG ACATCAACCTGAACTCCCCCAACAAGGGCCTTGGTCCCGCAGGAGGAGTAGACTCCCTAACGGAAGGGGGAGCCATGGGAGTAGCAGCCGTCAACACGCTGCCCCCAGGGCTCACGGAGGAAGAGGCCGAGGAGCTCTACTCTGATCTAGCCAAG GTGGAAGAGGAGATCAACACCCTGAGACAGGTGCTCCTGGCCAAAGAGAAGCATTCTGCTGATCTGAAGAGGAAGCTGGGGCTGAGCCCCCTCAACGAGCTCAAACAGAACCTCACCAAGGGGTGGCAGGATGTCCAGACCTCCAATGC GTATAAGAAGACTTCTGAGACCCTGTCTGTGGCTGGACAGAAGACCACCGCTGCCTTCTCCACCATGGGCACTGTCCTCAGCAGGAAACTGGGAGACATGAG AAACTCTCCTACCTTCAAGTCGTTCGAGGACAAAGTTGGGAACATCAAG TTGGGCTGA